In Fundulus heteroclitus isolate FHET01 chromosome 16, MU-UCD_Fhet_4.1, whole genome shotgun sequence, a single genomic region encodes these proteins:
- the LOC110367846 gene encoding SAGA-associated factor 29 isoform X2 — MSADTKIAELLTELHQLIKQTQEERSRSEHNLLNIQKTHERMQTENKTSPYYRTKLRGLYTTAKADAEAECSILRHDLDKIAEIKSLLEERRIAAKMAGVYSDSDPPRKTMRRGVLMTLLQQSAMTLPLWIGKPGERYEVDDIDEEGKERHTLSRRRIIPLPQWKANPETDPEALFSKDQLVLALYPQTTCFYRALIHTPPHRPQDDYSVLFEDTSYADGYSPPLNVAQRYVVACKENKKK, encoded by the exons ATGTCGGCTGACACCAAGATCGCTGAGCTGCTGACGGAGCTGCATCAGCTCATCAAACAGACGCAG GAGGAGAGGTCACGCAGCGAACACAACCTGCTCAACATCCAGAAGACACACGAGAGGATGCAGACGGAGAACAAGA cGTCTCCGTATTACCGAACCAAACTGAGGGGCCTGTACACCACAGCTAAGGCCGACGCCGAGGCCGAGTGCAG CATCCTGCGCCACGATCTGGACAAGATCGCAGAAATCAAGTCTCtgctggaggagaggaggatcg CTGCTAAGATGGCGGGAGTCTACAGCGACAGCGACCCGCCCAGGAAGACCATGAGGCGCGGCGTCCTGATGACGCTGCTGCAGCAGTCGGCCATGACGCTGCCGCTGTGGATCGGCAAACCCGGAGAGAG GTACGAGGTGGACGACATCGACGAGGAAGGCAAAGA gagaCACACGCTGAGCCGGCGGAGGATCATCCCTCTGCCTCAGTGGAAGGCCAACCCAGAAACGGACCCTGAGGCGCTGTTCAGCAAGGACCAGCTGGTTCTGGCGCTCTACCCTCAGACCACCTGCTTCTACCGGGCCCTGATCCACACGCCGCCGCACAGG CCTCAGGACGACTACTCGGTGCTGTTCGAGGACACGTCCTACGCCGACGGCTACTCGCCTCCGCTCAACGTGGCCCAGCGCTACGTGGTGGCCTGCAAGGAGAACAAGAAGAAGTGA
- the LOC110367846 gene encoding SAGA-associated factor 29 isoform X1 translates to MSADTKIAELLTELHQLIKQTQEERSRSEHNLLNIQKTHERMQTENKTSPYYRTKLRGLYTTAKADAEAECSILRHDLDKIAEIKSLLEERRIAAKMAGVYSDSDPPRKTMRRGVLMTLLQQSAMTLPLWIGKPGESPPPLCGAVPASGDYVAKQGDKVAARVKAVDGDEQWILAEVVSYSHSANKYEVDDIDEEGKERHTLSRRRIIPLPQWKANPETDPEALFSKDQLVLALYPQTTCFYRALIHTPPHRPQDDYSVLFEDTSYADGYSPPLNVAQRYVVACKENKKK, encoded by the exons ATGTCGGCTGACACCAAGATCGCTGAGCTGCTGACGGAGCTGCATCAGCTCATCAAACAGACGCAG GAGGAGAGGTCACGCAGCGAACACAACCTGCTCAACATCCAGAAGACACACGAGAGGATGCAGACGGAGAACAAGA cGTCTCCGTATTACCGAACCAAACTGAGGGGCCTGTACACCACAGCTAAGGCCGACGCCGAGGCCGAGTGCAG CATCCTGCGCCACGATCTGGACAAGATCGCAGAAATCAAGTCTCtgctggaggagaggaggatcg CTGCTAAGATGGCGGGAGTCTACAGCGACAGCGACCCGCCCAGGAAGACCATGAGGCGCGGCGTCCTGATGACGCTGCTGCAGCAGTCGGCCATGACGCTGCCGCTGTGGATCGGCAAACCCGGAGAGAG CCCCCCCCCGCTGTGCGGCGCCGTCCCGGCCAGCGGCGACTACGTGGCCAAGCAGGGCGACAAGGTGGCGGCGCGGGTGAAGGCGGTGGACGGAGACGAGCAGTGGATCCTGGCCGAGGTGGTCAGCTACAGCCACTCCGCCAACAA GTACGAGGTGGACGACATCGACGAGGAAGGCAAAGA gagaCACACGCTGAGCCGGCGGAGGATCATCCCTCTGCCTCAGTGGAAGGCCAACCCAGAAACGGACCCTGAGGCGCTGTTCAGCAAGGACCAGCTGGTTCTGGCGCTCTACCCTCAGACCACCTGCTTCTACCGGGCCCTGATCCACACGCCGCCGCACAGG CCTCAGGACGACTACTCGGTGCTGTTCGAGGACACGTCCTACGCCGACGGCTACTCGCCTCCGCTCAACGTGGCCCAGCGCTACGTGGTGGCCTGCAAGGAGAACAAGAAGAAGTGA
- the LOC118566284 gene encoding ring-infected erythrocyte surface antigen-like yields MKQENQENVRNSEENIRYSEENVRYSEENLRYSEENLRNSEENVRNSEENLRNSEENVRNSEENVRYSEENIRYSEENIRYSEENIRYSEENLRYSEENIRYSEENIRYSEENIRYSEENIRNSEENLRYSEENIRYSEENIRYSEENIRYSEENIRYSEENIRNSEENLRYSEENLRYSEENLRYSEENLRYSEENLTCTRPRRRP; encoded by the exons ATGaagcaggagaaccaggagaacgTCAGGAACTCAGAGGAGAACATCAGGTACTCAGAGGAGAACGTCAGGTACTCAGAGGAGAACCTCAGGTACTCAGAGGAGAACCTCAGGAACTCAGAGGAGAACGTCAGGAACTCAGAGGAGAACCTCAGGAACTCAGAGGAGAACGTCAGGAACTCAGAGGAGAACGTCAGGTACTCAGAGGAGAACATCAGGTACTCAGAGGAGAACATCAGGTACTCAGAGGAGAACATCAGGTACTCAGAGGAGAACCTCAGGTACTCAGAGGAGAACATCAGGTACTCAGAGGAGAACATTAGGTACTCAGAGGAGAACATTAGGTACTCAGAGGAGAACATCAGGAACTCAGAGGAGAACCTCAGGTACTCAGAGGAGAACATCAGGTACTCAGAGGAGAACATTAGGTACTCAGAGGAGAACATCAGGTACTCAGAGGAGAACATTAGGTACTCAGAGGAGAACATCAGGAACTCAGAGGAGAACCTCAGGTACTCAGAGGAGAACCTCAGGTACTCAGAGGAGAACCTCAGGTACTCAGAGGAGAACCTCAG GTACTCAGAGGAGAACCTCACCTGCACTCGGCCTCGGCGTCGGCCTTAG